A genomic segment from Halomonas sp. GD1P12 encodes:
- a CDS encoding cysteine hydrolase family protein: MFELPALLIIDMQRGMSDPAVGARNNTYAEANIARLLGAWRHAQGPVVHVRHISRSPDSPFWPGQCGVEFQPALAPWEGEHVVEKNVPDAFIHSGLERWLRVRDIQRLVVVGVSTSNSVEASVRSAGNLGFDVTVVHDATFTFAKRDYAGVERSADEVHAMSLANLNGEYARIRSTEEMLDEALEE, translated from the coding sequence ATGTTCGAGCTTCCCGCTCTTCTTATCATCGACATGCAGCGCGGCATGAGCGACCCCGCTGTAGGGGCTCGCAACAATACGTACGCCGAGGCGAATATTGCGCGCCTGCTCGGCGCGTGGCGTCATGCTCAGGGCCCTGTCGTTCACGTACGCCATATCTCCCGCTCGCCAGATTCCCCTTTCTGGCCGGGACAATGCGGCGTCGAGTTCCAGCCGGCACTGGCGCCGTGGGAAGGCGAGCACGTGGTCGAGAAGAACGTTCCCGATGCTTTTATCCATTCGGGTCTCGAGCGCTGGCTTCGCGTGCGCGATATTCAGCGTCTCGTCGTCGTGGGTGTCAGCACCAGCAACTCGGTGGAGGCCAGCGTGCGAAGCGCGGGTAATCTCGGCTTCGATGTCACGGTCGTTCATGACGCTACCTTCACCTTCGCCAAACGCGATTATGCTGGGGTGGAACGCTCGGCTGACGAGGTTCACGCCATGTCGCTTGCGAATCTGAATGGGGAGTACGCGCGTATCCGCTCGACCGAAGAAATGCTCGATGAGGCGTTAGAAGAATGA
- a CDS encoding alkaline phosphatase encodes MVAFKRCALALALGSVFATPALAQPHGAKNVILMITDGAGIETFRAASYYRHAVLGQEVYDDFDTQVFTATYPLTTATEPTMSDEGKVEFDPAELWSDEAAEGVGFEGKLGDYDGYFAGYNYARENFTDSAAAGTALATGQKTYNSAINWSNNDERMKHIGEYVVESGRALGVVSSVQLSHATPAAFLGHSPSRNEYAALGEEIIDSGLATVVFGAGHPYFDDAGNAVDNPDEDAFRYVGGEATWQRVLDGDTDYQLIESRDDFEALANGELTLEADKVLGVAQNHATLQFNRPGVEAGNLIENVPNLPTLTRGALEVLKQNDEGFFLMVEGGAVDWAAHANNLPRLVEEQVDFNEAVEAAVEWVEANSDWDETMIIVTTDHGNGLLQGPDSDQNAYSPIVSQGAGALPLVRWHSDNHTRELVPLYAQGAGAEYFLDVAQPDEGLSTYGVDENAQQWVDNTDVFRAAMNALGIDEDSDTP; translated from the coding sequence ATGGTCGCTTTCAAACGCTGCGCGCTCGCGCTTGCTTTAGGGTCCGTTTTTGCCACGCCGGCGCTTGCCCAACCACACGGTGCCAAAAACGTCATTCTGATGATCACCGACGGCGCGGGCATCGAAACCTTCCGCGCCGCCAGCTACTACCGCCACGCAGTGCTGGGCCAGGAAGTGTACGACGACTTCGACACTCAGGTCTTCACCGCCACCTACCCGCTGACCACCGCCACCGAGCCGACCATGAGCGACGAAGGCAAGGTCGAGTTCGACCCCGCCGAGCTCTGGAGCGATGAGGCGGCCGAGGGCGTGGGCTTCGAGGGCAAACTGGGCGACTACGACGGCTATTTCGCCGGCTACAACTACGCCCGCGAGAACTTCACCGACAGCGCCGCCGCCGGCACGGCGCTGGCCACCGGCCAGAAGACCTACAACAGCGCCATCAACTGGTCGAACAATGACGAGCGCATGAAGCACATCGGCGAGTACGTGGTCGAAAGCGGTCGGGCGCTGGGCGTGGTGAGCTCGGTGCAGCTGAGCCACGCGACGCCCGCCGCGTTTCTGGGCCACAGCCCCAGCCGCAACGAATACGCAGCACTCGGTGAAGAGATCATCGATTCCGGACTTGCCACCGTGGTGTTCGGCGCCGGCCACCCGTACTTCGACGACGCCGGTAACGCGGTCGACAATCCGGACGAAGACGCCTTTCGCTACGTGGGCGGCGAAGCCACCTGGCAGCGTGTGCTCGACGGCGACACCGATTACCAGTTGATCGAAAGCCGCGACGACTTCGAGGCGCTGGCCAACGGCGAGCTGACCCTCGAGGCGGACAAGGTGCTGGGCGTGGCGCAGAACCACGCCACGCTGCAGTTCAACCGCCCGGGCGTGGAAGCTGGCAACCTGATCGAGAACGTGCCGAACTTGCCGACGCTGACCCGCGGCGCGCTCGAAGTGCTCAAGCAAAACGACGAAGGCTTTTTCCTGATGGTCGAAGGCGGCGCCGTCGACTGGGCCGCGCACGCCAACAACCTGCCGCGCCTGGTCGAGGAGCAGGTCGATTTCAATGAAGCGGTGGAAGCTGCGGTCGAGTGGGTCGAGGCGAACAGCGACTGGGACGAGACGATGATCATCGTTACCACCGACCACGGCAACGGCCTGCTGCAGGGCCCGGATTCGGATCAGAACGCCTACAGCCCGATCGTAAGCCAGGGCGCCGGCGCGCTGCCGCTGGTACGCTGGCACTCGGATAACCACACCCGCGAGCTCGTGCCGCTTTACGCCCAGGGCGCCGGCGCCGAGTACTTCCTCGATGTGGCCCAGCCCGATGAAGGCCTCTCCACCTACGGTGTGGACGAAAACGCCCAGCAGTGGGTGGACAACACCGATGTATTCCGCGCCGCGATGAACGCGCTCGGTATCGACGAGGACAGCGACACGCCGTAA
- a CDS encoding nuclear transport factor 2 family protein, with translation MRTPHDVLNEWMQAINNADVEALLSLYDENAVLIPTFSNRISNTREKHRDYFERLGARPGLSITLHEKTLIIQEVSETVAALTGLYNWRFEVEGELLNFEARFSYVVDLSKEAPILHHHSSQIPRML, from the coding sequence ATGAGAACTCCCCATGACGTGCTCAACGAGTGGATGCAGGCAATCAACAACGCCGACGTCGAAGCGCTGCTGTCGCTCTACGATGAGAACGCCGTACTGATTCCCACCTTTTCCAACCGTATTTCCAACACCCGCGAGAAGCATCGCGACTATTTCGAGCGCCTGGGCGCGCGCCCGGGTCTGAGCATCACGCTGCACGAAAAGACCCTGATCATTCAGGAAGTCTCCGAAACCGTTGCCGCGCTGACCGGCCTCTACAACTGGCGCTTTGAGGTCGAAGGCGAGCTTCTGAACTTCGAGGCGCGCTTTAGCTACGTCGTTGATCTTTCGAAAGAAGCGCCGATTTTGCACCACCACTCCTCGCAAATTCCGCGTATGCTGTAA
- a CDS encoding AzlD domain-containing protein produces the protein MMTPTVWSSLAAISIMVLVGYGSRVLGLIVMARLTLGPNVRLFIDAMSSSVLIAILTPMIVDGDHATRVAALAAGLVAVALKSPLASIAVGIVCAALWRWLF, from the coding sequence ATGATGACACCGACCGTCTGGTCGTCGCTTGCGGCCATTTCGATCATGGTACTTGTCGGCTATGGCTCGCGGGTGCTGGGGCTGATCGTCATGGCGCGACTGACGCTTGGACCGAACGTGCGCCTTTTTATCGACGCCATGTCGAGCTCGGTACTCATCGCCATCCTGACGCCGATGATCGTCGACGGCGATCACGCCACCCGCGTCGCGGCCCTTGCCGCCGGGCTGGTGGCGGTCGCGTTAAAAAGCCCGCTTGCGTCCATCGCCGTGGGTATCGTCTGCGCAGCGCTTTGGCGCTGGCTGTTCTAA
- a CDS encoding PA0069 family radical SAM protein codes for MSDSRALPPGSIVHKGRGATFDPHNRFAPSVSVEEFDGWWQEHAPLSLATEVREEPSKSALAWNSSPDLSFDRSLNPYHGCEHGCIYCFARPSHAYWDMSPGLDFETRLIARTGMLEHLRDELAKPGYVCRPINLSGNTDCYQPIEATYRTTRSLLAFLLECRHPVTLVTKGSLVLRDLDLLKRMAEHRLVRVLVSLTSLDGDLKRTLEPRAASPQARLKVIRELSAAGVPVGVLISPVIPGLTDHEIERLIEAARGAGARTASWMLLRLPREVAPLFQAWLMAHYPERADKVMSLIRQCRGGKTNEAAFGKRFRGEGVFVDMIEQRFKRASRQWGMQPRAEQGLNTRDFRPPRAQGDLFD; via the coding sequence ATGTCGGATTCACGCGCCCTCCCCCCGGGCAGTATCGTTCACAAGGGCCGCGGGGCAACGTTCGACCCGCACAACCGCTTTGCGCCGAGTGTCAGCGTCGAGGAATTCGACGGCTGGTGGCAGGAGCACGCCCCTTTAAGCCTTGCCACCGAGGTACGCGAGGAGCCAAGCAAGAGCGCGCTTGCGTGGAACAGCTCACCGGATCTCTCCTTTGATCGCTCGCTCAATCCTTACCACGGCTGCGAGCATGGCTGCATCTACTGCTTCGCTCGGCCCTCGCACGCCTACTGGGACATGTCGCCGGGGCTCGATTTCGAAACCCGGCTGATCGCGCGTACCGGCATGCTCGAGCACCTGCGCGACGAACTCGCGAAACCCGGCTACGTTTGCCGGCCGATCAATCTTTCCGGCAACACCGACTGTTATCAACCAATCGAGGCGACATATCGCACCACTCGGAGCCTGCTCGCGTTTTTGCTCGAATGCCGCCACCCGGTCACGCTGGTGACCAAGGGAAGTCTCGTGCTGCGCGACTTGGACCTTCTAAAGCGCATGGCCGAGCACCGGCTGGTGCGGGTGCTGGTGAGTCTGACGAGCCTGGACGGCGACTTGAAGCGCACCCTGGAGCCGCGAGCGGCTTCGCCCCAGGCACGGCTGAAGGTGATTCGCGAACTCAGCGCCGCCGGGGTGCCGGTGGGGGTGTTGATCTCGCCGGTGATACCGGGGCTGACCGACCACGAAATCGAGCGGCTGATCGAAGCGGCCCGCGGCGCCGGCGCGCGCACCGCGAGCTGGATGCTTCTACGCCTGCCCCGCGAAGTCGCGCCGCTGTTCCAGGCGTGGCTGATGGCCCACTATCCCGAGCGCGCCGACAAGGTGATGAGCCTGATTCGCCAGTGCCGGGGCGGCAAGACCAACGAGGCGGCGTTCGGCAAGCGCTTTCGCGGTGAAGGCGTGTTCGTCGACATGATCGAGCAGCGCTTCAAGCGCGCCAGCCGTCAATGGGGCATGCAGCCCCGCGCCGAGCAGGGGCTCAACACGCGCGACTTCAGGCCACCCCGCGCTCAGGGCGACCTGTTCGACTAG